Proteins encoded within one genomic window of Pongo pygmaeus isolate AG05252 chromosome 6, NHGRI_mPonPyg2-v2.0_pri, whole genome shotgun sequence:
- the SCRN1 gene encoding secernin-1 isoform X2: MVQDGTFKTRDSTWTCESTRMAAAPPSYCFVAFPPRAKDGLVVFGKNSARPRDEVQEVVYFSAADHQPESKVECTYISIDQVPRTHAIMISRPAWLWGAEMGANEHGVCIANEAINTREPAAEIEALLGMDLVRLGLERGETAKEALDVIVSLLEEHGQGGNYYEDANSCHSFQSAYLIVDRDEAWVLETVGKYWAAEKVTEGVRCICNQLSLTTKMDAEHPELRSYAQSQGWWTGEGEFNFSEVFSPVEDHLDCGAGKDSLEKQEESITVQTMMNTLRDKASGVCIDSESFLTTASGVSVLPQNRSFPCIHYFTGTPDPSRSIFKPFIFVDDVKLVPKTQSPCFGDDDPAKKEPRFQEKPDRRHELYKAHEWARAVIESDQEQGRKLRSTMLELEKQGLEAMEEILTSSEPLDPAEVGDLFYDCVDTEIKFFK; encoded by the exons GATGGCTGCAGCTCCTCCAAGTTACTGTTTTGTTGCCTTCCCTCCACGTGCTAAGGATGGTCTGGTGGTATTTGGGAAAAATTCAGCCCGGCCCAGAGATGAAGTGCAAGAGGTTGTGTATTTCTCGGCTGCTGATCACCAACCGGAGAGCAAGGTTGAG TGCACTTACATTTCAATCGACCAAGTTCCGAGGACCCATGCCATAATGATAAGCAGACCGGCCTGGCTCTGGGGGGCAGAAATGGGAGCCAATGAACATGGAGTGTGCATAGCCAATGAAGCCATCAACACCAGAGAGCCAGCTGCCGAGATAGAAGCCTTGCTGGGGATGGATCTGGTCAG GCTTGGTTTAGAAAGAGGGGAAACAGCTAAAGAAGCCTTAGATGTCATTGTCTCCTTGTTGGAAGAACATGGACAAGGTGGGAATTACTATGAAGATGCAAACTCCTGCCACAGCTTCCAAAGTGCATATCTGATTGTGGATCGTGATGAAGCCTGGGTGCTCGAGACGGTAGGGAAGTACTGGGCTGCCGAGAAAGTCACAG AGGGTGTGAGGTGCATTTGCAATCAGCTTTCGCTCACCACTAAGATGGATGCAGAGCATCCAGAACTCAGGAGTTACGCTCAGAGCCAAGGTTGGTGGACAGGAGAAGGCGAGTTCAATTTTTCCGAAGTGTTTTCTCCAGTTGAGGATCATCTAGACTGTGGTGCTGGCAAAGACAGCTTAGAAAAACAAGAAG AAAGCATCACGGTGCAGACTATGATGAACACCTTACGGGACAAAGCCAGCGGAGTGTGCATAGACTCTGAGTCTTTCCTCACCACAGCCAGTGGAGTGTCTGTCCTGCCGCAGAATAGAAGCTTTCCATGCATTCACTACTTCACTGGGACCCCTGATCCTTCCAG GTCCATATTCAAGCCTTTCATCTTTGTTGATGACGTAAAACTTGTCCCCAAAACACAGTCTCCCTGTTTTGGGGATGATGACCCTGCCAAAAAGGAGCCTCGGTTCCAGGAGAAACCAGACCGCCGGCATGAGCTGTACAAAGCCCACGAGTGGGCACGTGCCGTCATCGAAAGTGACCAG GAGCAAGGTCGCAAGCTGAGGAGCACCATGCTGGAGCTGGAGAAGCAAGGCCTGGAAGCCATGGAAGAAATCCTGACCAGCTCCGAGCCACTGGACCCTGCGGAAGTGGGGGACCTTTTCTATGACTGTGTTGACACGGAGATTAAGTTCTTTAAGTGA
- the SCRN1 gene encoding secernin-1 isoform X1, translating to MAAAPPSYCFVAFPPRAKDGLVVFGKNSARPRDEVQEVVYFSAADHQPESKVECTYISIDQVPRTHAIMISRPAWLWGAEMGANEHGVCIANEAINTREPAAEIEALLGMDLVRLGLERGETAKEALDVIVSLLEEHGQGGNYYEDANSCHSFQSAYLIVDRDEAWVLETVGKYWAAEKVTEGVRCICNQLSLTTKMDAEHPELRSYAQSQGWWTGEGEFNFSEVFSPVEDHLDCGAGKDSLEKQEESITVQTMMNTLRDKASGVCIDSESFLTTASGVSVLPQNRSFPCIHYFTGTPDPSRSIFKPFIFVDDVKLVPKTQSPCFGDDDPAKKEPRFQEKPDRRHELYKAHEWARAVIESDQEQGRKLRSTMLELEKQGLEAMEEILTSSEPLDPAEVGDLFYDCVDTEIKFFK from the exons ATGGCTGCAGCTCCTCCAAGTTACTGTTTTGTTGCCTTCCCTCCACGTGCTAAGGATGGTCTGGTGGTATTTGGGAAAAATTCAGCCCGGCCCAGAGATGAAGTGCAAGAGGTTGTGTATTTCTCGGCTGCTGATCACCAACCGGAGAGCAAGGTTGAG TGCACTTACATTTCAATCGACCAAGTTCCGAGGACCCATGCCATAATGATAAGCAGACCGGCCTGGCTCTGGGGGGCAGAAATGGGAGCCAATGAACATGGAGTGTGCATAGCCAATGAAGCCATCAACACCAGAGAGCCAGCTGCCGAGATAGAAGCCTTGCTGGGGATGGATCTGGTCAG GCTTGGTTTAGAAAGAGGGGAAACAGCTAAAGAAGCCTTAGATGTCATTGTCTCCTTGTTGGAAGAACATGGACAAGGTGGGAATTACTATGAAGATGCAAACTCCTGCCACAGCTTCCAAAGTGCATATCTGATTGTGGATCGTGATGAAGCCTGGGTGCTCGAGACGGTAGGGAAGTACTGGGCTGCCGAGAAAGTCACAG AGGGTGTGAGGTGCATTTGCAATCAGCTTTCGCTCACCACTAAGATGGATGCAGAGCATCCAGAACTCAGGAGTTACGCTCAGAGCCAAGGTTGGTGGACAGGAGAAGGCGAGTTCAATTTTTCCGAAGTGTTTTCTCCAGTTGAGGATCATCTAGACTGTGGTGCTGGCAAAGACAGCTTAGAAAAACAAGAAG AAAGCATCACGGTGCAGACTATGATGAACACCTTACGGGACAAAGCCAGCGGAGTGTGCATAGACTCTGAGTCTTTCCTCACCACAGCCAGTGGAGTGTCTGTCCTGCCGCAGAATAGAAGCTTTCCATGCATTCACTACTTCACTGGGACCCCTGATCCTTCCAG GTCCATATTCAAGCCTTTCATCTTTGTTGATGACGTAAAACTTGTCCCCAAAACACAGTCTCCCTGTTTTGGGGATGATGACCCTGCCAAAAAGGAGCCTCGGTTCCAGGAGAAACCAGACCGCCGGCATGAGCTGTACAAAGCCCACGAGTGGGCACGTGCCGTCATCGAAAGTGACCAG GAGCAAGGTCGCAAGCTGAGGAGCACCATGCTGGAGCTGGAGAAGCAAGGCCTGGAAGCCATGGAAGAAATCCTGACCAGCTCCGAGCCACTGGACCCTGCGGAAGTGGGGGACCTTTTCTATGACTGTGTTGACACGGAGATTAAGTTCTTTAAGTGA